A part of Salmo salar chromosome ssa18, Ssal_v3.1, whole genome shotgun sequence genomic DNA contains:
- the LOC123728637 gene encoding trace amine-associated receptor 13c-like → MEENKDVQYCFQDGNSSCRKALLSTSIYITLYIFFSLISAVTVFLNVLVIISISHFKQLHTPTNLLILSLAASDLLVGLIVIPVMTVAIMEACWGFGEYFCVFHAYIACLCTSLSLGNLVLISIDRYVAVCDPLLYHSRITIRRMMCCISVTWCCCIIYRAANVKNFANVHVRSRCLKECFIVEGSIWGNIVDIVITMIVPCSIIITLYMKIFVVARSQARKVFSKEAASVSGVKTVQANKSERKAAKTLAIVVVNYFICWIPTLFILLFLSFLSDNLSVFIRFLPLVNSLINPIIYAFFYPWFKVTAKNILTLKFL, encoded by the coding sequence ATGGAGGAAAACAAAGATGTTCAGTACTGTTTTCAAGACGGAAACTCTTCTTGCAGAAAGGCTTTGCTATCGACATCTATCTACATAACACTGTACATCTTCTTCTCATTGATTTCAGCAGTTACAGTATTTTTGAACGTACTGGTGatcatctccatctctcacttcaagcagctccacactccaaccaacctgctcatcctctctctggctgCGTCAGATCTCCTGGTGGGACTGATTGTGATACCAGTAATGACTGTTGCAATAATGGAAGCATGCTGGGGTTTTGGggaatatttctgtgtgtttcatgCCTATATTGCTTGTTTATGTACTTCTTTATCTCTGGGTAATTTGGTCTTGATATCTATTGACCGCTATGTTGCTGTGTGTGACCCCTTATTGTACCACTCTAGAATAACAATAAGAAGAATGATGTGTTGTATATCCGTTACCTGGTGTTGCTGTATCATATACCGTGCTGCTAACGTAAAAAACTTTGCAAATGTACATGTACGAAGTAGATGTTTGAAAGAATGTTTTATTGTTGAAGGGTCAATCTGGGGTAATATCGTTGATATTGTAATTACAATGATTGTCCCATGCTCTATTATTATAACACTTTATATGAAAATCTTTGTGGTGGCCAGATCACAGGCCAGAAAGGTATTTTCAAAAGAGGCTGCCAGTGTGTCTGGTGTTAAAACTGTACAGGCTAATAAGTCTGAGAGAAAAGCAGCAAAAACTCTAGCTATTGTTGTTGTCAACTATTTCATTTGTTGGATTCCAActctatttattttattatttttgtcTTTTTTAAGTGACAATTTATCAGTTTTCATCCGTTTTCTGCCACTTGTTAATTCCTTAATAAATCCAATAATTTATGCTTTCTTTTATCCATGGTTCAAAGTGACAGCTAAAAACATTTTAACTCTGAAGTTCTTATAA